The following are encoded in a window of Lonchura striata isolate bLonStr1 chromosome 33, bLonStr1.mat, whole genome shotgun sequence genomic DNA:
- the ARNT gene encoding aryl hydrocarbon receptor nuclear translocator isoform X4, whose translation MAATAASAEMASDVSSLGAAVGSGNSGSGAQAGGAVAQRPSKRRPGLDFDDDGEGNSKFLRCDDDPMPNDKERFARSDDEQSSADKERLARENHSEIERRRRNKMTAYITELSDMVPTCSALARKPDKLTILRMAVSHMKSLRGTGNTSTDGTYKPSFLTDQELKHLILEAADGFLFIVSCETGRVVYVSDSVTPVLNQPQSEWFGSTLYEQVHPDDVGKLREQLSTSENALTEGTKPWCLSTKDAAAPPENASKGRILDLKTGTVKKEGQQSMRMCMGSRRSFICRMRCGNSSVDPVAVNRLSFMRNRCRNGLGAAKDGEPHYVVVHCTGYIKAWPPAGVSLPDDDPDAGQGSKFCLVAIGRLQVTSSPNCTDMNNVCQPTEFISRHNTEGIFTFIDHRCVATVGYQPQELLGKDIVDFCHPEDQQLLRDSFQQVVKLKGQVLSVMFRFRSKNREWLWMRTSSFTFQNPYSDEIEYIICTNTNVKNSSQESRPALANSMPRPQLGQSVSLPLDMGTAPLPSRQQQPPQAELEVGPGRESLAGYEHSQVPVQPVSAAGPEHSKPLEKAESLFSQERDPRFGEIFPGISTDESKAIPASTMPANPPLFAQGNTFTAARPAENFRSSSMVPPVNIIQQQPAPAGRILSQISRHSAPAQQVASQTVKTRPPSFSMGTFQGTPSSFSSMTAPGSTASPTTAPYPALASRGTGFTAAEAAQTPAPFQPRAADAVGMWPQWQGQHHGPGSGEQHVQQPQPSQPEVFPDMLTMLGDQGPNYNNEEFPELNIFPSFSE comes from the exons aTGGCCGCCACCGCCGCCAGCGCGG AGATGGCATCCGATGTTTCCTCGCTGGGTGCAGCCGTTGGCTCCGGGAACTCCGGGTCGGGagcccaggctggaggagccgTAGCTCAGAGGCCCAGCAAGAGACGGCCGGG gctGGATTTTGATGATGATGGAGAAGGGAACAGTAAATTCCTCAG ATGTGATGATGACCCAATGCCAAACGATAAAGAGAGATTTGCCAG gtctGATGATGAGCAGAGTTCAGCGGATAAGGAGAGACTTGCCAG GGAGAACCACAGCGAGATCGAGCGCAGGAGGAGGAACAAGATGACCGCCTACATCACGGAGCTGTCGGACATGGTGCCCACGTGCAGCGCCCTGGCCCGCAAGCCGGACAAGCTGACCATCCTGCGCATGGCCGTGTCCCACATGAAGTCCCTGCGTGGTACTGGCAACACCTCCACGGATGGCACCTACAAACCCTCCTTTCTCACCGACCAG GAGCTCAAACACCTGATCCTGGAGGCAGCTGATGGCTTCCTGTTCATCGTGTCCTGCGAGACGGGGCGCGTGGTCTACGTGTCGGACTCGGTGACGCCGGTGCTGAACCAGCCGCAGTCCGAGTGGTTCGGCAGCACCTTGTACGAGCAGGTGCACCCCGACGACGTGGGCAAGCTGCGGGAGCAGCTCTCCACCTCCGAGAACGCCCTCACAG AGGGAACCAAGCCCTGGTGCCTTTCTACCAAGGATGCTGCAGCCCCCCCCGAGAATGCATCTAAAG gtcGTATCCTCGATTTGAAGACGGGGACTGTGAAGAAGGAAGGGCAGCAGTCCATGAGGATGTGCATGGGCTCCCGGAGATCTTTCATCTGCCGAATGAG GTGTGGCAACAGCTCTGTGGATCCAGTCGCTGTCAATCGCCTCAGCTTCATGAGGAATCGCTGCAG GAATGGTTTAGGTGCAGCCAAGGATGGAGAACCTCACTACGTGGTCGTGCACTGCACGGGCTACATCAaagcctggcccccagcag GTGTTTCTCTGCCTGACGATGACCCCGACGCTGGCCAGGGCAGCAAGTTCTGCCTCGTGGCCATTGGCAGGCTCCAG GTGACCAGCTCCCCCAACTGCACGGACATGAACAATGTCTGCCAGCCCACAGAATTCATCTCCCGACACAACACCGAAGGAATTTTCACCTTCATCGACCACCGGTGCGTGGCCACCGTGGGTTACCAGCCCCAG GAACTTTTGGGGAAAGACATTGTGGATTTCTGCCATCCAGAAGACCAACAGCTTTTACGGGACAGTTTTCAACAG GTGGTGAAGTTAAAAGGCCAGGTCCTGTCAGTCATGTTCCGCTTCCGATCCAAAAACCGGGAATGGCTGTGGATGAGAACCAGCTCCTTCACCTTCCAGAACCCCTACTCGGATGAGATCGAGTACATCATCTGCACCAACACCAACGTCAA GAACTCGAGCCAGGAGTCCCGGCCTGCCCTGGCAAACTCCATGCCAAGGCctcagctggggcagagtgTCAGCCTTCCCCTGGACATGGGCACGGCCCCACTGCCCTCCAG gcagcagcagccaccccaGGCCGAGCTGGAAGTGGGCCCAGGAAGGGAGAGCTTGGCTGGGTATGAGCACTCACAG GTGCCCGTCCAGCCCGTGAGCGCTGCCGGCCCCGAGCACAGCAAGCCCCTGGAGAAGGCTGAGAGCCTGTTCAGCCAGGAGCGGGACCCACGCTTCGGGGAGATCTTCCCTGGCATCAGCACAG ATGAGAGCAAAGCCATCCCTGCCAGCACCATGCCAGCCAACCCACCCCTCTTTGCCCAGGGAAACACCTTCACTGCTGCACGGCCTGCTGAGAACTTCAG gagcagcagcatggTCCCTCCAGTGAACATCATCCAGCAGCAGCCCGCGCCCGCCGGCCGGATCTTGTCCCAGATTTCCCGGCACTCCGCCCCAGCTCAG CAAGTGGCATCCCAGACAGTGAAGACTCGACCGCCTTCCTTCAGCATGGGGACATTCCAGGGCACGCCGTCCTCCTTCAGCTCCATGACAGCGCCGGGATCGACGGCTTCTCCCACCACGGCGCCGTacccagccctggccagccGCGGCACAGGCTTCA CAGCCGCAGAGGCAGCGCAGACCCCGGCCCCGTTCCAGCCCCGCGCCGCCGACGCCGTGGGAATGTGGCCACAGTGGCAAGGACAGCACCACGGCCCAGGATCTGGGGAGCAGCAcgtgcagcagccccagcccagccagcctgAGGTCTTCCCA GACATGCTGACCATGTTGGGGGACCAAGGGCCCAACTACAACAATGAAGAATTCCCAGAGCTGAATATATTCCCTTCTTTTTCCGAATAA
- the ARNT gene encoding aryl hydrocarbon receptor nuclear translocator isoform X3 gives MAATAASAEMASDVSSLGAAVGSGNSGSGAQAGGAVAQRPSKRRPGLDFDDDGEGNSKFLRCDDDPMPNDKERFARENHSEIERRRRNKMTAYITELSDMVPTCSALARKPDKLTILRMAVSHMKSLRGTGNTSTDGTYKPSFLTDQELKHLILEAADGFLFIVSCETGRVVYVSDSVTPVLNQPQSEWFGSTLYEQVHPDDVGKLREQLSTSENALTEGTKPWCLSTKDAAAPPENASKGRILDLKTGTVKKEGQQSMRMCMGSRRSFICRMRCGNSSVDPVAVNRLSFMRNRCRNGLGAAKDGEPHYVVVHCTGYIKAWPPAGVSLPDDDPDAGQGSKFCLVAIGRLQVTSSPNCTDMNNVCQPTEFISRHNTEGIFTFIDHRCVATVGYQPQELLGKDIVDFCHPEDQQLLRDSFQQVVKLKGQVLSVMFRFRSKNREWLWMRTSSFTFQNPYSDEIEYIICTNTNVKNSSQESRPALANSMPRPQLGQSVSLPLDMGTAPLPSRQQQPPQAELEVGPGRESLAGYEHSQVPVQPVSAAGPEHSKPLEKAESLFSQERDPRFGEIFPGISTDESKAIPASTMPANPPLFAQGNTFTAARPAENFRSSSMVPPVNIIQQQPAPAGRILSQISRHSAPAQVSGTTWAPGTRPVFTPQQVASQTVKTRPPSFSMGTFQGTPSSFSSMTAPGSTASPTTAPYPALASRGTGFTAAEAAQTPAPFQPRAADAVGMWPQWQGQHHGPGSGEQHVQQPQPSQPEVFPDMLTMLGDQGPNYNNEEFPELNIFPSFSE, from the exons aTGGCCGCCACCGCCGCCAGCGCGG AGATGGCATCCGATGTTTCCTCGCTGGGTGCAGCCGTTGGCTCCGGGAACTCCGGGTCGGGagcccaggctggaggagccgTAGCTCAGAGGCCCAGCAAGAGACGGCCGGG gctGGATTTTGATGATGATGGAGAAGGGAACAGTAAATTCCTCAG ATGTGATGATGACCCAATGCCAAACGATAAAGAGAGATTTGCCAG GGAGAACCACAGCGAGATCGAGCGCAGGAGGAGGAACAAGATGACCGCCTACATCACGGAGCTGTCGGACATGGTGCCCACGTGCAGCGCCCTGGCCCGCAAGCCGGACAAGCTGACCATCCTGCGCATGGCCGTGTCCCACATGAAGTCCCTGCGTGGTACTGGCAACACCTCCACGGATGGCACCTACAAACCCTCCTTTCTCACCGACCAG GAGCTCAAACACCTGATCCTGGAGGCAGCTGATGGCTTCCTGTTCATCGTGTCCTGCGAGACGGGGCGCGTGGTCTACGTGTCGGACTCGGTGACGCCGGTGCTGAACCAGCCGCAGTCCGAGTGGTTCGGCAGCACCTTGTACGAGCAGGTGCACCCCGACGACGTGGGCAAGCTGCGGGAGCAGCTCTCCACCTCCGAGAACGCCCTCACAG AGGGAACCAAGCCCTGGTGCCTTTCTACCAAGGATGCTGCAGCCCCCCCCGAGAATGCATCTAAAG gtcGTATCCTCGATTTGAAGACGGGGACTGTGAAGAAGGAAGGGCAGCAGTCCATGAGGATGTGCATGGGCTCCCGGAGATCTTTCATCTGCCGAATGAG GTGTGGCAACAGCTCTGTGGATCCAGTCGCTGTCAATCGCCTCAGCTTCATGAGGAATCGCTGCAG GAATGGTTTAGGTGCAGCCAAGGATGGAGAACCTCACTACGTGGTCGTGCACTGCACGGGCTACATCAaagcctggcccccagcag GTGTTTCTCTGCCTGACGATGACCCCGACGCTGGCCAGGGCAGCAAGTTCTGCCTCGTGGCCATTGGCAGGCTCCAG GTGACCAGCTCCCCCAACTGCACGGACATGAACAATGTCTGCCAGCCCACAGAATTCATCTCCCGACACAACACCGAAGGAATTTTCACCTTCATCGACCACCGGTGCGTGGCCACCGTGGGTTACCAGCCCCAG GAACTTTTGGGGAAAGACATTGTGGATTTCTGCCATCCAGAAGACCAACAGCTTTTACGGGACAGTTTTCAACAG GTGGTGAAGTTAAAAGGCCAGGTCCTGTCAGTCATGTTCCGCTTCCGATCCAAAAACCGGGAATGGCTGTGGATGAGAACCAGCTCCTTCACCTTCCAGAACCCCTACTCGGATGAGATCGAGTACATCATCTGCACCAACACCAACGTCAA GAACTCGAGCCAGGAGTCCCGGCCTGCCCTGGCAAACTCCATGCCAAGGCctcagctggggcagagtgTCAGCCTTCCCCTGGACATGGGCACGGCCCCACTGCCCTCCAG gcagcagcagccaccccaGGCCGAGCTGGAAGTGGGCCCAGGAAGGGAGAGCTTGGCTGGGTATGAGCACTCACAG GTGCCCGTCCAGCCCGTGAGCGCTGCCGGCCCCGAGCACAGCAAGCCCCTGGAGAAGGCTGAGAGCCTGTTCAGCCAGGAGCGGGACCCACGCTTCGGGGAGATCTTCCCTGGCATCAGCACAG ATGAGAGCAAAGCCATCCCTGCCAGCACCATGCCAGCCAACCCACCCCTCTTTGCCCAGGGAAACACCTTCACTGCTGCACGGCCTGCTGAGAACTTCAG gagcagcagcatggTCCCTCCAGTGAACATCATCCAGCAGCAGCCCGCGCCCGCCGGCCGGATCTTGTCCCAGATTTCCCGGCACTCCGCCCCAGCTCAGGTCAGCGGGACCACCTGGGCTCCAGGGACACGGCCGGTGTTCACACCCCAG CAAGTGGCATCCCAGACAGTGAAGACTCGACCGCCTTCCTTCAGCATGGGGACATTCCAGGGCACGCCGTCCTCCTTCAGCTCCATGACAGCGCCGGGATCGACGGCTTCTCCCACCACGGCGCCGTacccagccctggccagccGCGGCACAGGCTTCA CAGCCGCAGAGGCAGCGCAGACCCCGGCCCCGTTCCAGCCCCGCGCCGCCGACGCCGTGGGAATGTGGCCACAGTGGCAAGGACAGCACCACGGCCCAGGATCTGGGGAGCAGCAcgtgcagcagccccagcccagccagcctgAGGTCTTCCCA GACATGCTGACCATGTTGGGGGACCAAGGGCCCAACTACAACAATGAAGAATTCCCAGAGCTGAATATATTCCCTTCTTTTTCCGAATAA
- the ARNT gene encoding aryl hydrocarbon receptor nuclear translocator isoform X1 translates to MAATAASAEMASDVSSLGAAVGSGNSGSGAQAGGAVAQRPSKRRPGLDFDDDGEGNSKFLRCDDDPMPNDKERFARSDDEQSSADKERLARENHSEIERRRRNKMTAYITELSDMVPTCSALARKPDKLTILRMAVSHMKSLRGTGNTSTDGTYKPSFLTDQELKHLILEAADGFLFIVSCETGRVVYVSDSVTPVLNQPQSEWFGSTLYEQVHPDDVGKLREQLSTSENALTEGTKPWCLSTKDAAAPPENASKGRILDLKTGTVKKEGQQSMRMCMGSRRSFICRMRCGNSSVDPVAVNRLSFMRNRCRNGLGAAKDGEPHYVVVHCTGYIKAWPPAGVSLPDDDPDAGQGSKFCLVAIGRLQVTSSPNCTDMNNVCQPTEFISRHNTEGIFTFIDHRCVATVGYQPQELLGKDIVDFCHPEDQQLLRDSFQQVVKLKGQVLSVMFRFRSKNREWLWMRTSSFTFQNPYSDEIEYIICTNTNVKNSSQESRPALANSMPRPQLGQSVSLPLDMGTAPLPSRQQQPPQAELEVGPGRESLAGYEHSQVPVQPVSAAGPEHSKPLEKAESLFSQERDPRFGEIFPGISTDESKAIPASTMPANPPLFAQGNTFTAARPAENFRSSSMVPPVNIIQQQPAPAGRILSQISRHSAPAQVSGTTWAPGTRPVFTPQQVASQTVKTRPPSFSMGTFQGTPSSFSSMTAPGSTASPTTAPYPALASRGTGFTAAEAAQTPAPFQPRAADAVGMWPQWQGQHHGPGSGEQHVQQPQPSQPEVFPDMLTMLGDQGPNYNNEEFPELNIFPSFSE, encoded by the exons aTGGCCGCCACCGCCGCCAGCGCGG AGATGGCATCCGATGTTTCCTCGCTGGGTGCAGCCGTTGGCTCCGGGAACTCCGGGTCGGGagcccaggctggaggagccgTAGCTCAGAGGCCCAGCAAGAGACGGCCGGG gctGGATTTTGATGATGATGGAGAAGGGAACAGTAAATTCCTCAG ATGTGATGATGACCCAATGCCAAACGATAAAGAGAGATTTGCCAG gtctGATGATGAGCAGAGTTCAGCGGATAAGGAGAGACTTGCCAG GGAGAACCACAGCGAGATCGAGCGCAGGAGGAGGAACAAGATGACCGCCTACATCACGGAGCTGTCGGACATGGTGCCCACGTGCAGCGCCCTGGCCCGCAAGCCGGACAAGCTGACCATCCTGCGCATGGCCGTGTCCCACATGAAGTCCCTGCGTGGTACTGGCAACACCTCCACGGATGGCACCTACAAACCCTCCTTTCTCACCGACCAG GAGCTCAAACACCTGATCCTGGAGGCAGCTGATGGCTTCCTGTTCATCGTGTCCTGCGAGACGGGGCGCGTGGTCTACGTGTCGGACTCGGTGACGCCGGTGCTGAACCAGCCGCAGTCCGAGTGGTTCGGCAGCACCTTGTACGAGCAGGTGCACCCCGACGACGTGGGCAAGCTGCGGGAGCAGCTCTCCACCTCCGAGAACGCCCTCACAG AGGGAACCAAGCCCTGGTGCCTTTCTACCAAGGATGCTGCAGCCCCCCCCGAGAATGCATCTAAAG gtcGTATCCTCGATTTGAAGACGGGGACTGTGAAGAAGGAAGGGCAGCAGTCCATGAGGATGTGCATGGGCTCCCGGAGATCTTTCATCTGCCGAATGAG GTGTGGCAACAGCTCTGTGGATCCAGTCGCTGTCAATCGCCTCAGCTTCATGAGGAATCGCTGCAG GAATGGTTTAGGTGCAGCCAAGGATGGAGAACCTCACTACGTGGTCGTGCACTGCACGGGCTACATCAaagcctggcccccagcag GTGTTTCTCTGCCTGACGATGACCCCGACGCTGGCCAGGGCAGCAAGTTCTGCCTCGTGGCCATTGGCAGGCTCCAG GTGACCAGCTCCCCCAACTGCACGGACATGAACAATGTCTGCCAGCCCACAGAATTCATCTCCCGACACAACACCGAAGGAATTTTCACCTTCATCGACCACCGGTGCGTGGCCACCGTGGGTTACCAGCCCCAG GAACTTTTGGGGAAAGACATTGTGGATTTCTGCCATCCAGAAGACCAACAGCTTTTACGGGACAGTTTTCAACAG GTGGTGAAGTTAAAAGGCCAGGTCCTGTCAGTCATGTTCCGCTTCCGATCCAAAAACCGGGAATGGCTGTGGATGAGAACCAGCTCCTTCACCTTCCAGAACCCCTACTCGGATGAGATCGAGTACATCATCTGCACCAACACCAACGTCAA GAACTCGAGCCAGGAGTCCCGGCCTGCCCTGGCAAACTCCATGCCAAGGCctcagctggggcagagtgTCAGCCTTCCCCTGGACATGGGCACGGCCCCACTGCCCTCCAG gcagcagcagccaccccaGGCCGAGCTGGAAGTGGGCCCAGGAAGGGAGAGCTTGGCTGGGTATGAGCACTCACAG GTGCCCGTCCAGCCCGTGAGCGCTGCCGGCCCCGAGCACAGCAAGCCCCTGGAGAAGGCTGAGAGCCTGTTCAGCCAGGAGCGGGACCCACGCTTCGGGGAGATCTTCCCTGGCATCAGCACAG ATGAGAGCAAAGCCATCCCTGCCAGCACCATGCCAGCCAACCCACCCCTCTTTGCCCAGGGAAACACCTTCACTGCTGCACGGCCTGCTGAGAACTTCAG gagcagcagcatggTCCCTCCAGTGAACATCATCCAGCAGCAGCCCGCGCCCGCCGGCCGGATCTTGTCCCAGATTTCCCGGCACTCCGCCCCAGCTCAGGTCAGCGGGACCACCTGGGCTCCAGGGACACGGCCGGTGTTCACACCCCAG CAAGTGGCATCCCAGACAGTGAAGACTCGACCGCCTTCCTTCAGCATGGGGACATTCCAGGGCACGCCGTCCTCCTTCAGCTCCATGACAGCGCCGGGATCGACGGCTTCTCCCACCACGGCGCCGTacccagccctggccagccGCGGCACAGGCTTCA CAGCCGCAGAGGCAGCGCAGACCCCGGCCCCGTTCCAGCCCCGCGCCGCCGACGCCGTGGGAATGTGGCCACAGTGGCAAGGACAGCACCACGGCCCAGGATCTGGGGAGCAGCAcgtgcagcagccccagcccagccagcctgAGGTCTTCCCA GACATGCTGACCATGTTGGGGGACCAAGGGCCCAACTACAACAATGAAGAATTCCCAGAGCTGAATATATTCCCTTCTTTTTCCGAATAA
- the ARNT gene encoding aryl hydrocarbon receptor nuclear translocator isoform X6, with the protein MAATAASAEMASDVSSLGAAVGSGNSGSGAQAGGAVAQRPSKRRPGLDFDDDGEGNSKFLRCDDDPMPNDKERFARSDDEQSSADKERLARENHSEIERRRRNKMTAYITELSDMVPTCSALARKPDKLTILRMAVSHMKSLRGTGNTSTDGTYKPSFLTDQELKHLILEAADGFLFIVSCETGRVVYVSDSVTPVLNQPQSEWFGSTLYEQVHPDDVGKLREQLSTSENALTGRILDLKTGTVKKEGQQSMRMCMGSRRSFICRMRCGNSSVDPVAVNRLSFMRNRCRNGLGAAKDGEPHYVVVHCTGYIKAWPPAGVSLPDDDPDAGQGSKFCLVAIGRLQVTSSPNCTDMNNVCQPTEFISRHNTEGIFTFIDHRCVATVGYQPQELLGKDIVDFCHPEDQQLLRDSFQQVVKLKGQVLSVMFRFRSKNREWLWMRTSSFTFQNPYSDEIEYIICTNTNVKNSSQESRPALANSMPRPQLGQSVSLPLDMGTAPLPSRQQQPPQAELEVGPGRESLAGYEHSQVPVQPVSAAGPEHSKPLEKAESLFSQERDPRFGEIFPGISTDESKAIPASTMPANPPLFAQGNTFTAARPAENFRSSSMVPPVNIIQQQPAPAGRILSQISRHSAPAQVSGTTWAPGTRPVFTPQQVASQTVKTRPPSFSMGTFQGTPSSFSSMTAPGSTASPTTAPYPALASRGTGFTAEAAQTPAPFQPRAADAVGMWPQWQGQHHGPGSGEQHVQQPQPSQPEVFPDMLTMLGDQGPNYNNEEFPELNIFPSFSE; encoded by the exons aTGGCCGCCACCGCCGCCAGCGCGG AGATGGCATCCGATGTTTCCTCGCTGGGTGCAGCCGTTGGCTCCGGGAACTCCGGGTCGGGagcccaggctggaggagccgTAGCTCAGAGGCCCAGCAAGAGACGGCCGGG gctGGATTTTGATGATGATGGAGAAGGGAACAGTAAATTCCTCAG ATGTGATGATGACCCAATGCCAAACGATAAAGAGAGATTTGCCAG gtctGATGATGAGCAGAGTTCAGCGGATAAGGAGAGACTTGCCAG GGAGAACCACAGCGAGATCGAGCGCAGGAGGAGGAACAAGATGACCGCCTACATCACGGAGCTGTCGGACATGGTGCCCACGTGCAGCGCCCTGGCCCGCAAGCCGGACAAGCTGACCATCCTGCGCATGGCCGTGTCCCACATGAAGTCCCTGCGTGGTACTGGCAACACCTCCACGGATGGCACCTACAAACCCTCCTTTCTCACCGACCAG GAGCTCAAACACCTGATCCTGGAGGCAGCTGATGGCTTCCTGTTCATCGTGTCCTGCGAGACGGGGCGCGTGGTCTACGTGTCGGACTCGGTGACGCCGGTGCTGAACCAGCCGCAGTCCGAGTGGTTCGGCAGCACCTTGTACGAGCAGGTGCACCCCGACGACGTGGGCAAGCTGCGGGAGCAGCTCTCCACCTCCGAGAACGCCCTCACAG gtcGTATCCTCGATTTGAAGACGGGGACTGTGAAGAAGGAAGGGCAGCAGTCCATGAGGATGTGCATGGGCTCCCGGAGATCTTTCATCTGCCGAATGAG GTGTGGCAACAGCTCTGTGGATCCAGTCGCTGTCAATCGCCTCAGCTTCATGAGGAATCGCTGCAG GAATGGTTTAGGTGCAGCCAAGGATGGAGAACCTCACTACGTGGTCGTGCACTGCACGGGCTACATCAaagcctggcccccagcag GTGTTTCTCTGCCTGACGATGACCCCGACGCTGGCCAGGGCAGCAAGTTCTGCCTCGTGGCCATTGGCAGGCTCCAG GTGACCAGCTCCCCCAACTGCACGGACATGAACAATGTCTGCCAGCCCACAGAATTCATCTCCCGACACAACACCGAAGGAATTTTCACCTTCATCGACCACCGGTGCGTGGCCACCGTGGGTTACCAGCCCCAG GAACTTTTGGGGAAAGACATTGTGGATTTCTGCCATCCAGAAGACCAACAGCTTTTACGGGACAGTTTTCAACAG GTGGTGAAGTTAAAAGGCCAGGTCCTGTCAGTCATGTTCCGCTTCCGATCCAAAAACCGGGAATGGCTGTGGATGAGAACCAGCTCCTTCACCTTCCAGAACCCCTACTCGGATGAGATCGAGTACATCATCTGCACCAACACCAACGTCAA GAACTCGAGCCAGGAGTCCCGGCCTGCCCTGGCAAACTCCATGCCAAGGCctcagctggggcagagtgTCAGCCTTCCCCTGGACATGGGCACGGCCCCACTGCCCTCCAG gcagcagcagccaccccaGGCCGAGCTGGAAGTGGGCCCAGGAAGGGAGAGCTTGGCTGGGTATGAGCACTCACAG GTGCCCGTCCAGCCCGTGAGCGCTGCCGGCCCCGAGCACAGCAAGCCCCTGGAGAAGGCTGAGAGCCTGTTCAGCCAGGAGCGGGACCCACGCTTCGGGGAGATCTTCCCTGGCATCAGCACAG ATGAGAGCAAAGCCATCCCTGCCAGCACCATGCCAGCCAACCCACCCCTCTTTGCCCAGGGAAACACCTTCACTGCTGCACGGCCTGCTGAGAACTTCAG gagcagcagcatggTCCCTCCAGTGAACATCATCCAGCAGCAGCCCGCGCCCGCCGGCCGGATCTTGTCCCAGATTTCCCGGCACTCCGCCCCAGCTCAGGTCAGCGGGACCACCTGGGCTCCAGGGACACGGCCGGTGTTCACACCCCAG CAAGTGGCATCCCAGACAGTGAAGACTCGACCGCCTTCCTTCAGCATGGGGACATTCCAGGGCACGCCGTCCTCCTTCAGCTCCATGACAGCGCCGGGATCGACGGCTTCTCCCACCACGGCGCCGTacccagccctggccagccGCGGCACAGGCTTCA CCGCAGAGGCAGCGCAGACCCCGGCCCCGTTCCAGCCCCGCGCCGCCGACGCCGTGGGAATGTGGCCACAGTGGCAAGGACAGCACCACGGCCCAGGATCTGGGGAGCAGCAcgtgcagcagccccagcccagccagcctgAGGTCTTCCCA GACATGCTGACCATGTTGGGGGACCAAGGGCCCAACTACAACAATGAAGAATTCCCAGAGCTGAATATATTCCCTTCTTTTTCCGAATAA